One window of the Desulfobaculum xiamenense genome contains the following:
- a CDS encoding response regulator: MSKHILIVDDSKTVRNLVAFIMKKEGFKVTTAEDGLDGLEKLYSSEQVDLIISDVNMPRMDGFTFIKTVREQDMYRDVPIVVLSTEGQDKDIQTGLNLGANLYMVKPAQPDSMVKNVKMLLGA; this comes from the coding sequence ATGTCTAAACATATTCTGATTGTGGACGATTCCAAGACGGTAAGGAACCTCGTGGCCTTCATCATGAAGAAGGAAGGCTTCAAGGTGACCACCGCCGAGGACGGGCTGGACGGGCTGGAGAAGCTGTACTCGTCGGAGCAGGTTGATCTCATCATCTCTGATGTGAACATGCCCCGCATGGATGGCTTCACGTTCATCAAGACCGTGCGCGAGCAGGACATGTACCGCGATGTGCCGATCGTCGTGCTCTCCACCGAGGGACAGGACAAGGATATCCAGACCGGTTTGAATCTGGGTGCCAACCTGTACATGGTTAAGCCTGCGCAGCCCGACTCGATGGTCAAGAACGTTAAGATGCTTTTGGGCGCCTAG
- a CDS encoding chemotaxis protein CheW, which produces MKTPEEYFLEKNFLPENQGAELTEAEQAFLRKYLGHGDGADAQAALPHPARVQAAPGFSAPARAADTADEPDEPDLMGRLMTESSIQLVAFTLGGQEFTVPIDTVQEVIKYVTPTKLPAAPSFISGIVNLRGRVTPLIMTGKLMGIPGGEADCRFIVVCRRKGLQVGLLIETVKTMYRAQQKEIDWGVESHLGGNVEFVAGLLKAEGERLVGILSVDRIVDKVLKG; this is translated from the coding sequence ATGAAAACGCCTGAGGAATACTTCCTGGAAAAGAACTTCCTGCCCGAGAATCAGGGGGCCGAGCTTACCGAGGCCGAACAGGCTTTCCTGCGGAAGTATCTGGGCCATGGCGACGGCGCCGACGCGCAGGCCGCCCTGCCGCATCCCGCGCGGGTGCAGGCCGCGCCCGGATTCTCCGCCCCGGCCCGGGCTGCGGATACTGCGGACGAGCCGGACGAGCCGGACCTGATGGGGCGGCTCATGACCGAGTCCTCCATCCAGTTGGTGGCCTTCACGCTGGGGGGGCAGGAATTCACGGTCCCCATCGATACCGTGCAGGAGGTCATCAAGTATGTGACCCCGACGAAGCTCCCGGCCGCGCCGAGCTTCATCAGCGGTATCGTCAATCTTCGCGGTCGGGTGACGCCGCTCATCATGACCGGCAAGCTGATGGGCATTCCCGGTGGCGAGGCGGACTGTCGGTTTATCGTCGTCTGCCGCCGCAAGGGGTTGCAGGTTGGGCTTCTGATCGAGACCGTGAAGACGATGTACCGTGCGCAGCAGAAGGAGATCGACTGGGGTGTGGAGTCGCATCTGGGCGGAAACGTCGAGTTTGTGGCCGGATTGCTCAAGGCCGAGGGCGAGAGACTGGTGGGCATTCTTTCGGTTGATCGCATCGTGGACAAGGTTCTTAAGGGATAG
- a CDS encoding ParA family protein, protein MGIKVLAVANQKGGVGKTTTALSLGAALHRLGKRTVVMDLDPHACASIHLAHYPEDLTHTVLDIFYAEKDALPELWTRVLNREEVPGFDFAAASIRLSELEMDLKSRPGRGAIFKEALELLPEDYDYIVLDCPPHVGVLLVNALVASDLVIIPIQTDFLALHGLRLIFDTIRTLNRVLPQPIRFRALPTMFDRRAGACRRVLNLLRKKLGDKMFETVINLDTNFREASAKGKVIYEIDEKSRGAIEYSLLAKEIIAHENA, encoded by the coding sequence TTGGGCATCAAGGTTCTCGCCGTCGCAAACCAGAAGGGCGGCGTGGGAAAGACAACGACGGCGCTCAGTCTCGGCGCGGCGCTGCACAGGCTCGGGAAGCGGACCGTGGTCATGGACCTCGACCCCCATGCGTGCGCATCCATACACCTTGCGCACTATCCCGAGGATCTGACGCATACCGTGCTGGACATCTTCTACGCCGAGAAGGACGCGCTTCCCGAATTGTGGACGCGGGTTCTCAATCGCGAGGAGGTGCCGGGGTTCGATTTCGCGGCGGCGAGCATACGGCTCTCCGAACTGGAGATGGACCTGAAGTCGCGGCCCGGACGCGGAGCGATCTTTAAGGAGGCCCTTGAACTCCTGCCCGAGGACTATGACTACATCGTCCTGGATTGCCCGCCGCATGTGGGAGTGCTGCTTGTCAACGCGCTGGTGGCATCGGATCTGGTCATCATACCCATTCAGACCGATTTCCTTGCGTTGCACGGACTCCGACTGATCTTTGACACGATCCGCACGCTGAACCGGGTGTTGCCCCAGCCCATCCGGTTCCGGGCCTTGCCGACGATGTTCGATCGGCGGGCGGGCGCGTGCAGGAGGGTTCTGAACCTTCTGAGGAAGAAGCTCGGCGACAAGATGTTCGAGACGGTCATCAATCTTGATACGAATTTTCGCGAGGCGAGCGCCAAGGGCAAGGTCATCTACGAGATCGACGAGAAGTCCCGAGGTGCCATAGAATATTCCCTGTTAGCCAAAGAGATCATTGCTCATGAAAACGCCTGA
- a CDS encoding PilZ domain-containing protein, which produces MTSNDRRQETRLPKNFRVELREFRFPLARQPKHEVCCADISAGGMSVECGRKFQEGDKLQVKIYIPSLNKFHPGFFKVFESDAGQYLQAIAEVVRVQDIMPLTRYKHGIRFLDVDYDDLQALRSFIGKSV; this is translated from the coding sequence ATGACTTCGAATGACAGGCGACAGGAAACTCGGCTGCCCAAGAACTTTCGGGTGGAACTCAGGGAATTTCGTTTTCCGCTCGCACGGCAGCCGAAGCATGAGGTCTGCTGCGCGGACATCAGCGCGGGCGGTATGAGTGTTGAGTGCGGACGGAAGTTTCAGGAAGGCGACAAGTTGCAGGTGAAGATATACATTCCGAGCCTCAACAAGTTTCATCCCGGATTCTTCAAGGTCTTTGAAAGTGATGCGGGGCAGTACCTGCAGGCGATTGCCGAGGTGGTCCGCGTGCAGGACATCATGCCCCTTACGAGATACAAGCACGGCATTCGGTTTCTGGACGTGGACTATGACGATTTGCAGGCCTTGAGGAGCTTCATCGGCAAGTCCGTCTAG
- a CDS encoding CheR family methyltransferase, translating to MSSLFSKTISLGKEFTIGDDEFKQLRDFIYDKCGIYIADNRKYLLENRLRNRLKHLNLKSFGEYYYYLQYDAQRRQELNKLFEVVTTNETSFFRNPPQLKVFQDNVLGEMVDAKRRKGEKRIRIWSAGCSTGEEPYTMAIQLHEVLRSEIGQWDIRITANDLSEAVLASARRGEYTEYALRTTPPEIIPRYFEEEGGKFKVKADLKKLITFGQINLSDRMQLKRVERSDIVFCRNVIIYFDDAMKKNVISSFYDNLLPGGYLFIGHSESLHNITRAFKPVHHSGAIIYQKV from the coding sequence ATGTCTTCACTCTTCTCCAAGACTATTTCCCTCGGCAAGGAATTCACCATCGGTGATGACGAGTTCAAGCAGCTGCGCGATTTCATCTACGACAAGTGCGGCATCTACATCGCGGACAACCGCAAGTATCTGCTTGAAAACCGCCTGCGCAACCGGCTCAAGCATCTGAACCTCAAGTCGTTCGGCGAGTATTACTACTATTTGCAGTACGACGCGCAGCGCCGGCAGGAGCTGAACAAGCTCTTCGAGGTCGTGACGACAAACGAGACGAGCTTCTTCCGCAATCCGCCGCAGCTCAAGGTCTTTCAGGACAATGTGCTTGGCGAGATGGTGGACGCGAAACGTCGCAAGGGCGAGAAGCGCATTCGCATCTGGTCCGCGGGATGTTCCACGGGCGAGGAGCCGTACACCATGGCCATCCAGTTGCACGAGGTGTTGCGCTCCGAAATCGGCCAGTGGGACATCCGCATCACGGCCAACGACCTTTCGGAGGCGGTTCTGGCCTCGGCGCGTCGTGGAGAGTACACGGAGTATGCGTTGCGCACCACGCCGCCGGAGATCATCCCCCGCTACTTCGAAGAGGAGGGCGGCAAGTTCAAGGTGAAGGCCGATCTGAAGAAGCTCATCACCTTCGGGCAGATCAACCTGAGCGACCGCATGCAGCTCAAGCGCGTGGAGCGTTCGGACATCGTCTTCTGCCGTAACGTCATCATCTATTTCGATGACGCGATGAAGAAGAACGTCATCAGTTCGTTCTATGACAATCTGCTTCCGGGGGGGTATCTGTTCATCGGCCACTCGGAGTCACTGCATAACATCACCAGAGCGTTCAAACCCGTGCATCATTCCGGAGCGATCATCTACCAGAAGGTCTAG
- a CDS encoding HEAT repeat domain-containing protein, with protein sequence MENCKEIAKVLKSGEIDEKREAAFLAGEHQCREAIPALAQLLLSDNLGLQEAADMALRKLGGVETADAVIPLLRSDEAPVRNLSMDILREIGNQAMPSLVKLLHDEDADVRIFVSDILGSSNSPQAVPPLGELLLKDPEVNVRYQAAVSLGELQMKAGAKYLNQALNDEEWIQFAVIEALAKVRDDSSIGALAKAMSKSSDLVASMIVEALGEMGNVKAVPMLLVHLETSPTALRNKIVKAIVNILGGKSLTLLSEREREKFREYLLVAIHDEEEDIQDAAILGLGHVGGAKASEEVLRLAAQMDGEREPERLESAVSALATIGHSPALRNALHSGDNGLALVAVNALGRIPGDEVCGVMSEAFWDCERDVQRALILALSNCGAAVKEFFLDVLARHNDGTVLKGALAYFGNVLKDPGTGDTLFSFLEHPYDDVKEAALDACVNVGGPEMGERFRTLFRSPEPIHRLMAVYAMGKLDIGAYIEEIKLALEDEIPDIRKVALESFSELCVELVEWLPVIESRMRDENREVRLAVVDLMGSCEDRAIVPHLMGALDDEDDWVRVRAIEALGRRQASEAIVRLVELLDVDSPLVQIKAVEALGSIGGKMAFRALLNVVNSDNPELAAAAEEALERIQGEQEEEER encoded by the coding sequence ATGGAGAACTGCAAGGAGATTGCCAAGGTCCTGAAATCGGGCGAGATCGACGAGAAGCGCGAGGCCGCATTTCTCGCCGGGGAGCATCAGTGCAGGGAGGCCATTCCCGCACTCGCGCAGCTCCTGCTCTCGGACAATCTGGGGTTGCAGGAAGCGGCGGACATGGCGCTGCGCAAGCTCGGCGGCGTGGAGACCGCAGATGCCGTCATTCCGCTGTTGCGCTCGGACGAAGCTCCGGTGCGCAATCTGTCCATGGACATCCTGCGGGAGATCGGCAACCAGGCCATGCCTTCGTTGGTCAAGCTTCTGCACGACGAGGACGCCGACGTGCGCATCTTCGTGTCGGACATTCTCGGTTCCAGCAACAGCCCTCAGGCGGTGCCGCCGCTGGGTGAGCTGCTGCTGAAGGACCCCGAGGTCAACGTGCGCTATCAGGCCGCGGTGAGTCTTGGCGAGCTGCAGATGAAGGCCGGGGCGAAGTACCTCAACCAGGCCCTCAACGACGAGGAGTGGATCCAGTTCGCGGTCATCGAGGCCCTGGCCAAGGTGCGCGACGATAGTTCCATTGGGGCGCTGGCCAAGGCCATGAGCAAAAGCTCGGACCTCGTGGCGTCCATGATCGTCGAGGCACTTGGCGAGATGGGCAACGTGAAGGCCGTACCCATGCTGCTCGTCCATCTGGAGACCTCGCCCACGGCGCTGCGCAACAAGATCGTCAAGGCCATTGTGAACATCCTCGGGGGCAAGTCACTGACGCTGCTCTCCGAGCGGGAGCGCGAGAAGTTCCGCGAATACCTGCTCGTGGCCATCCATGACGAGGAAGAGGACATTCAGGACGCCGCCATTCTCGGCCTCGGTCACGTGGGTGGAGCCAAGGCCTCGGAGGAGGTCCTTCGTCTCGCCGCGCAGATGGATGGCGAGCGTGAGCCGGAACGCCTCGAATCTGCCGTCAGCGCGCTGGCCACCATCGGCCACAGCCCCGCGCTTCGCAATGCCCTGCACAGTGGAGACAACGGGCTTGCCCTTGTCGCGGTCAACGCGCTTGGACGCATCCCCGGAGATGAGGTCTGCGGCGTGATGAGCGAAGCGTTCTGGGATTGCGAGCGCGATGTCCAGCGCGCGCTGATCCTGGCCCTGTCCAACTGCGGCGCGGCGGTCAAGGAGTTCTTCCTCGACGTCCTCGCGCGGCACAACGACGGCACCGTGCTCAAGGGCGCATTGGCCTATTTCGGAAACGTGCTCAAAGATCCCGGCACGGGCGACACACTTTTCTCGTTCCTTGAGCATCCCTACGACGACGTGAAGGAAGCCGCGCTCGACGCGTGCGTCAACGTCGGCGGTCCGGAGATGGGCGAGCGGTTCCGCACGCTATTCCGCAGCCCGGAACCCATTCATCGGCTCATGGCTGTCTACGCAATGGGCAAGCTCGACATCGGCGCGTACATTGAGGAGATCAAGCTGGCGCTTGAGGATGAAATCCCCGACATCCGCAAGGTGGCGCTGGAGTCCTTCTCCGAGTTGTGCGTCGAGCTAGTCGAGTGGCTGCCCGTCATCGAAAGCCGCATGCGCGACGAGAACCGCGAGGTTCGCCTCGCCGTGGTTGATCTCATGGGCAGCTGCGAGGACAGGGCCATCGTGCCACACCTCATGGGCGCGCTCGACGACGAGGACGACTGGGTGCGGGTGCGCGCCATCGAGGCCCTTGGCAGGCGGCAGGCCTCCGAGGCCATTGTCCGCCTCGTGGAGTTGCTCGATGTGGATTCCCCGCTGGTGCAGATCAAGGCGGTGGAGGCCCTCGGCTCCATCGGCGGCAAGATGGCATTCCGCGCGCTGTTGAACGTTGTCAACTCGGATAACCCGGAGTTGGCCGCGGCTGCCGAAGAGGCACTCGAAAGGATTCAGGGGGAACAGGAAGAGGAGGAGCGATAG